The nucleotide sequence GCGCTAGAGTATTTCCCCTGGACGGCGAAGTCGGCCGACGCCGTGCGCTGGTTCTGCGCCTTCTCTGCTGGAGTCTCGGCGCAAACCATAGTGCCGCTGGCCTTGGGCTGGCTCAAGAAACGTGGAGGCGCACAATGAGCATGCTCACCCTGAACTGGCTGGCCGGCATCGTCCTGCTGGCCCACTCCCTGTGCGTGCTCAATCGCATGCACCGCCGCAGCAACCATCTGTACCGTTTGTTCTACGTGCTGTTGGGCGTGGGCGCCGTTGCCGTGCTGACCGGCCCGCTGTACGGCTACACGCAGCCGCCAACTGGCGAGGTGCTACTGAATGCAGGTATGGCGGGCGTGGTCATGATCGGTTGGTTTGCTAAAAATCGGAGGGCTGTGCCATGAGCGCCCTGACGCTGGCCCAGCTGGTGGCCATCATGCCGTATGCGCGCCCACGCGCGGCAACATTCCTTGCTCCCCTAAATGCCGCCATGCTGGAGTTCGGCATCACTACGCCGGCGCGCCAGGCATCGTTCCTGTCGCAGGTTGGCCACGAATCGGGAAGTCTGGCTTACGTGCGCGAACTGGCCAGCGGCGCGGCGTACGAGGGGCGGCGTGATCTGGGCAATACCTTGCCCGGCGACGGCGTGCGCTATAAGGGGCGCGGCCTGATCCAGATCACAGGCCGCGCCAACTATGCAGCCTGCGGTAAGGCGTTGGGCCTGGACCTGCTGGCCAAGCCCGATCTGCTCGAGCAGATCGTCAATGCCTGCCGCAGCGCGGGCTGGTTCTGGCAGTCGAACGGCTTGAACGCACTGGCAGATGCTGGTGACCAGGTACGCGTTACGCGACGCGTGAATGGCGGAACGAATGGTCTGGCCGAGCGCTTGGCGCTATTTGCCGCAGCCCAGCGGGTGCTGGCGTGAGCGCGCTGGTCAAGGTGCCCGGCTGGGCATATCTGGTCTTGGTGCTGGTAGTGGTCGGCGCCATCGGCGGGGCGTACCTGCACTCGCAAGGCGTCACGCAGGGCAGGGCGGCCGTACAGGCGCTGTGGAATGCCGACAAGAAGACCCGTGCCGCTGCAGAAACGAAAGCGGTGGCGCAGCGCGTCGCCGAGAACCTGGTACAAGCCCGACAACAGGCAGCCACCGCGCTGGCCATCACGAAAGCCTACAATGAAGAAATCAACGATGTGCGCGCTCGCCTTGCTGCTGAGCGCATGCGCAAGCCAGCCTTCTGTGCAAGTACAGGACCTGCCGCCCCGGCCGGTAGCGATGGCGCCGAAGGAGGCGCTGCAGCCGATCCCTCCGGCGGGCTACTTCCTGACGCGGTGGCGCGAGATATTCAAGCCTTGATCCTGCAGACGGAGGAGGTGGCTGCGACAGGGCGGGCATGCCAGGCGTTCATACGGTCTAATGGCATGGGCCTATAGTGCTGGTGCGTGGTAGAGCTGGTGCTTGACTGGTGCAAGTAGGTTGCATTATTGTTGATGTTACTCATACTTCCTTGCACTGATGCCCGCTTTGTAGATATGCATGTTGCATAAATTTGATGTATACTCCTTCACGCAACCGTATGGGATCCATCATGATCATGATGCACAGCGGTTCGAAATTTCAACTTCTATTTGAGGAGGTTTTTATGCATACAATTCGCGAAGGTTGGGATGGCTAAGTGAGCGATCCCGTTCAGTCTGCCAAGGTAACACTATGGCTAGGCGAGAGTTTAGGCTTCTGGATACAAACAGGAGCCTTTCTTTTATCTGCCCTCGCTGCAGCTTTTATTATTTATCATAATGGAAAGCTTTCAAGATTACGTGCAACTATCGATCTTATCATGCACCAGAAGAGCGATCAGGAGCTTCTGAAATGTGTTTCGGAGGTCTATCGGCTTACTGATTCGAATCAAAGTTTCAGCGCGCTCAAAGCGGGATCTGAGGACTTAAAATGTGTATTGCGTGTCTTGAACAACCATGAGTTCATTGCTTGTGGTATTCGTTCAGAGGCATTCTCTGAGTCTGTTTACAAGCAAATGCAGTGTTCTAATTTGCTCAAGGTTTACCGATCATCTAAGCCGATGATAGATGACCTGAGAAGAAAGCATAGCATTCCAACATTATTCCAAGATTTTGAGTGGCTGGCAGAGCGCTGGAAAGCCTCGCCCGTCAAAAAAATCGGGAAAAAATGAACGAGCCGCATGGAGCGTAAATCTGGCGATATGTGGCCGTAGTGGTAGATAAGGGCACGCGCGCGATCGGGGCGCGGGAATTTTATGCTTCGGCCTGGCTGGGCATCGCCACGACGTTATTTGGTCGGCCATGCTCGCAGGCCACTAAGAATAGCGCCCATTGTTCCAGGGCGCGGCGGCGTTCCGGGATTTCTTCCCGCACATCATAGATGCCTTCCATTCCCTTGAGTGCGTGGTTAAGTGCGATTTCCGAAATCTCTCTTGAGATACCCATGTTCCGCATATGCCCCTTGGCGGTGCTACGCGTGTCATGAGGGGTAAAGCGTTGAATTTCTATATCCCCGCGTTCAAACGCTCGTGTGATCGCCGCCCAAAGGGTGGTCCGGCCGACGTGCTGCCCAGCGCGGCTAGGGCGCCTCGATGGCAGCACCCATTCCGAGTCATCAGATAGGTCACGCAGGTTGCTGAACCAGTTTAATACCGTTGGCGTGAGAGGAACAAGGAAGCCAGTACGCGTCTTGACAGACTCGTCAGGCACAAACCAGGTTGCACGGTCGAAATCGATATCCGTCCATTTTGCCTTTACGAGCTCGACAGATCGAACACAAGTTGCCAACATGATGCGGAATGCCAAGGCGTTTTCTGTTCCGATGTCCGCGATTGTGGATAATAGTTTTCGCAAATCTTGCTCGGATAGCATCACTCGTTTCCTTGGTGCTGGCCGCTTGCCCATCAGCGCGGCCAGTTTGATCGCGGCACATGGATTGCTATGTATTAACTGTTTGCCAATGGCATGATCAAATATTTGTGTTGTCGAGGTTAAGATCCTCTTCTGTACTTCCCACGTTTTCCCGGATTTTTCCAGCATGTGCACTACATGAGCAGGCGTAACGTCGATGACGTTTAGGGTCCCGAGTTTCGGCCCTATATCGTTGGTAAAGTCACTTTTTCGGTAATATATAGTACCTTTAGCAAATTCAGACGGCACAAGGCGCTTGATCGTGTAATCCTTGATCAGGGCGTTAACAGTCCAGGACATCTTGGAAGTCATGCGCGCCGCCTTCTTTTGCGCGGCCGGGTCTTGGCCTCCATCAATAGCGCCACGCTTCTCGCGAGCGATCTTCCTGGCAGCGGCCAGCGAGATGTCGGGGTAGTTTCCGATAGTCAGCTCCCGAGCCTTAGCGTCGCGCATGTACCGCAAAACCCAGCTCGCGGTGCCGGCGCGCGATAGAGTAAAAGTGAGCCCGCCACCGTCAGATTTTGCTATAGGCTCGCCCTTTGCAATCCATCGCTTGATCTGCAAGTCTTCCAGCTGGTTGGTCCCGCGCTTCGCCATTTCTCTTCCGCCTATTGTGTGCTGTCCATATCGGGTTTGTAGCTAGCTACAAATCTAGCTACAAATTTCACAGGCGCCATTGTGCGTTAACCTGAGACACAAAGAAACAGTTTTTTCGGCCGCAAAGGGCTAAAATAGCCAAGATTGGCATGCAAGGATACAACTTGATACCCGAATGAAACTGGCAGGTGGCGAGTTTCATGGGAAAAATCCTTGCTTGAATAGGTATCGATAAGCGCGAATCTTACCGCATGCGTGTCGACGGTGTGCTGCTCCCCGCTTGTCGCACAAGCACTTTGTTTTCCCATAGGGAAAAGGAGTGTTAATAAAGTATTTACATTTAGTCAATCGTGACGCATGAATATTATGTTTATGTGTATGATTCATCAACCATCAGGTTTGATTTGGCATAAGTGGCTGGCGTGGCAGGCTACGTCTCGCCGTGTAACGCGATAAAGGTGTAAAGTTTCTCGCTAAAACGCGATAAAAACTACTAAAATGGCACAATGTAACAGCTGTGTCACACGGCTTAGTTACAGCCAAGTTGAGAACCGAACAGGAAGCAGTTGTAATTAGTTGTAATTGCTATTCCGATTACATGACCACTATGCCGGGGCGGAGCCTAGCTTCCGTTTCTGGCGCCGCCAGACTTGTTATATAAATTGCAGTACTATATCTATGAGACTGTTTTGCGACATCAATAGATGGTACTATTTTGAAATGTTGCAGTTTTAATAGTGAGACTTGCGCGTAGCATTTGCAAAGGAAGAAAATGCGAACTGCATTTGAAGCGTGGGCGCAGCGTGACGGCCACATTGTGCGGCGAAGAGAAGACAAACCGGATGAGTACCTGATTTTCGAGACCCAGCGCCGCTGGGTTATCTGGCAGGCAGCTCTGACGCATGGCAAGACGGCGGCCAAGCCGCGCGTGAGCGCGGCCGAAAAGGCGGCGAAAGCCCAGCGCGCGCTGGAAATGTCGTCCGATGAAGCGACCGTGCGCAACAAGGTGCTCAATGAAGTGCTCGACGCCTTCAGCGGCGCCGATGGCGCTGCCGGCATGGAAGGCATACTGAAAGTGATCCAGGGCCTGAAGATGAAGCAGAAGGCACTGGCCGACGACAAGAGCGAAGATTCAACGGCTTGAGGGGACGGCGATGCGTTATCGGCACTACAAGGGCGGCATTTATGAACTGGTGTGCGAAGCCACGCTGGAAGCGGATCTGACGCCGATGATCGTGTATCGCGCTGCGGACGGTTCCATCTGGACCCGGCCGAAGGACGTGTTCTTTCAGCTGATTGAAGTCGACGGCGTCATGGTCCAGCGTTTCGCTCCCATCAACTGATGGCCGCCTGCGTGCGTGCTCGGGATTATCTACATGTATAAATTGCTGTCAGCCGCTTTGGTGCTGGGTGTTGCCTGCACCGCGGCGCAGGCCGAAACCATCGGTTCGGTCGACACGGTGTTCAAACTGATCGGTCCTGACCACAAGATTGTCGTCGAAGCGTATGACGATCCGCGCGTCGCTGGGGTCAGCTGCTATCTGTCGCGCGCCAAGACGGGCGGCATCAAGGGCGCCGTCGGCCTGGCCGAAGACAAGGCCGATGCGGCCGTGGCTTGCCGCCAGGTGGGGCCGCTGCAATTCAAGGGCAAGCTGCCGCGCCAGGAAGAAGTGTTTACCGAGCGTGCCTCGATCTTCTTCAAGCATGTGCGCGTGGTGCGCATGGTCGACAGCAAGCGCAATGCGCTGGTCTATCTCGTGTATTCCGACCGCCTGATCGAGGGCAGTCCGAAAAATAGCGTCACCGCCGTCGCCGTGCCCGGCGACCAGCCGATTCCCGTCCGTTAAGCGAGCCAGCCATGCGTGTCCCATCGTCTGCCGTCCTTGCCGCCGGGACGCTGCTGCTGTTTGGCCTGGGCGGCTGCGCCACGTTGACCGGCAACACCGAGCAGATGGTGCTGGTGCAAACCATCCAGGACAACCGTGAGCTGAATGGTGCCGGTTGCATCCTCAGCAACGACGTGGGCAAGTGGTTCGTCACCACGCCCGGGCGCATTACCATTCGCAAGAGCCAGGAGCCTTTGAAAGTCGACTGTCGCAAGCACGGCTCGCCCGCCATCGCCACGGACGACCATATCGATCCCAAGCTCAATGGCAGCGTATGGGGCAATGTCATCCTGACCCTGGGCGTCGGCTATTTCGTCGACCGCAACACGGGTGCGGGCTTTGACTACCCATCCATTTTGACTATTGTCATGCAGGACCCCGCGCGCCTGGCGCCGCCACCCGCGCCCCTTGGCGTGAACCCGTCCGCTCCTTCGCCAGCGGCCGCCGTGCCGGAAGCCGTGGTGCAGCCGAAGGTGGCGCCATCACCTTTGCCCAATTCCGTCGTCTACTAACTAATACGCCAAGCATGAAAAAAGCCGCCAGGTCAGTGACCGTGGCGGCTATCTTTTTACGTAACGACGCCTGACAAAACCTTAGCGAGCGGGAGTTGGTGGTGGCCGAGAAGCGCAGCTGTACTTTATGTACAGCGAGCGTCGCCGGCCGCCAATAGCCCTGCGCAGCAGGTTTGGTCTGGCGTTCTCTTATACGCGGTTGATCAGGAACGTCGTCAATAATGGCACTGGGCGACCGGTCGCGCCCTTCGAGCCGCCCGATTTCCATGCCGTGCCGGCGATGTCCAGATGCGCCCAGGTGTACTTCTTGGTGAAGTTTTCCAGGAACGCCGCTGCCGTCACCGAACCGCCGCCTGGCGTGCCGATGTTGGCCAGGTCGGCGAAGTTCGATTTCAGCTGCTCGTTGTACGCCTCTTCGATCGGCATGCGCCATGCCGTATCGCTGGACTGTTTGCCCGCTGCCAGCAGTTCATTGGCCAGCTGGTCATGCGCCGCATCGCTGCGCGTAAACAGGCCGCTGTTATGGTGGCCCAGGGCGACGACGCAAGCGCCCGTCAGGGTGGCGATATCGACCACGGCTGCCGGCTTGAAGCGTTCGGCGTAGGTCAGCGCGTCGCACAGCACCAGACGGCCTTCGGCGTCGGTGTTCAGTACTTCGATGGTCAGACCGTTCATCGAGGTGACGATGTCGCCCGGCTTGGTGGCGCGGCCCGACGGCATGTTTTCGCACGCGGCGATGACGCCGATGACGTTCAGCTTCAGATTCATTTCGCCGATGGCGCGGAAGGTGCCCAGTACCGAGGCTGCACCGCACATGTCGTACTTCATTTCATCCATGCCAGGACCAGCCTTGATCGAAATGCCGCCCGTGTCGAAGGTGATGCCTTTGCCGACCAGGACCACTGGCGCATCCTTGGCCTTGCCGCCCATGTGCTTCAGGACGATGAATTTCGGCGGCTGTTCGCTGCCGTTGGTGACGGACAGGAAGCTGCCCATTTTCAGCGCTTCGAGCTGTTTGCGGTCCAGGACTTCGACTTCGAACTTGTATTCCTTGGCCAGCTGTTTGGCCGTGTTGGCCAGGTAGGTCGGATTGGCGATGTTCGCCGGCAGGTCGCCCAGCTTGCGCGTCAGGTCGGAGCCGTTGGCGATGGCGATGGCTTGCGCCAGTGCGCCGCGGGTGGCCGCCGTTGCGGGTGCCGCCAGGACGATCTTGCGCACGCCTGCTGGCGCCGGATCTTTTTTACTTTTTTGCGAGTCGCAACGGTATTCGCTGTCGTGGGCGGCTTGCACCACGCAACGGATTGCCCAATTTACGTCGCGCTCTTTCACTTCCGTCAGCGGTAATGCGATAATGGCGTCCGCAGCGCCCAGCGAGCCGAAAGCCTTGAGGGCCGCTTGTACACCGGTAGCGAAGCTTTTTTCGCTGACAGTGTCATCGCTGCCCATGCCTACCAGCAGAACACGTTCGGCGGCGACGCCATCGACTGCGCGCAGCAGCAAGGTGCTGCCTGGCTTGCCGCTGATGTCGCCGGACTTCAGCGCAGCCGAAATCGCACCCTTGCTGTCCAGCGATTTTGCCGCTGGCGACAGTTTTTTGTTTTCGAATACCGCAACCGCGATGCATCCGCTTTTGGCCGTGCCGAGGGTGCTCTTGGTATCGAATGCTTTTATGCTAAAGTCCATTTGGTTCTCCGTTTTCATTTACTAGTAACGTGTTACTCAACTAACTGACCCGAATTATAAACTCCGAATGATCTTTCAACGCGCCCTTCGACGTGAATTGGCTAGTGCCGCCGGGGCCACCTTCACTGTTTTGTTCAGCATCCTGCTCACCTGGATGCTGATCGGTATTCTCGGCAAGGCGGCGGGCGGCAAGATCGCGTCGGCCGACGTCATGTCGCTGATGGTCTTTTCCGCCCTGATGCAGCTGCCCACCATCATTATCCTTACCGGTTTCATTTCGGTGCTGATGGTCGTCACGCGCAGCTACAAAGAGTCGGAGATGGTGGTGTGGTTCGCTTCCGGCATGAGCCTGTCGCGCTGGATCTGGCCGGTCCTGAGCTTCGGCCTGCCGCTGGTGCTGGCCACCGGCATCCTGAGCCTGTACGCCACGCCGTGGGCGCAAAAGAAAAGCGATGAATACGTGGCGCGCTTTGAAAAGCGCGAAGACCTGCAGAAAGTCACGCCGGGCCAGTTCCGCGAATCGGCCGGTAGCAACCGCATCTTCTTCGTCGAGGGTGTCAGCGGTGAGAAGAACGTGGTGCAGAACGTCTTCGTCAATACCGTCGATGAGAAGGGAAGTGCCGTCGTTGTCGTCGCCAGGGAAGGCGTGATCAATACCGACGCCAAGGGCGAACGCTTCCTGGTGCTCAAGAGCGGCCGGCGCTATCAGGGCGTGCCGACGCAGGCGGACTTCCAGACCATGGAATTCGAGCAGTACATCATGCGCATCGAGAGCAAGCAGCAGGAACTGGGCGCGGAACTGGGCGTGCGCGCCATGAGCACCATGGCGCTCATCGCCGATCCGAATCCCTACACCATGGCCGAATTGCTGTGGCGCGTCAGTGCGCCCCTGATCGGGCTGATGCTGATCCTGCTGGCCATTCCGCTGGGCTTCGTTAATCCGCGTGCCGGCAGTTCGGCCAACCTGATCGTGGCCCTGCTGATTTTCTTTACGTACAGCAACCTTATCAAGGTCGCCGAAGCGAGCGTGAAGCAGGGCCGCCTGACATTCGGCCTGGCCTGGTGGCCGCTGCATCTGCTGGCGGCACTGGCAGTCGTGGCGCTGTTTGCGTGGCGCCTGAATGTGAATCACCGCTACCATCCGCTGGTCCTGCTGGCGTCCTTCAAGCGCGGGCGCCGCGCCGGCAATATAAGTAAAGCGGCATCGAAATGAAGATTTTACAGCGCTATTTTGCAGTCTCGATATTCCAGGCGGTGCTGTTCGTGCTGCTGGCCTTCCTGGCACTGCAGGCTTTCATCGACCTGACGGGCGAGCTGCCCAAGGTAGGCCGCAACGGCTACACCATCCAGTATGCCTTCCTGTATGTGCTGGTGCTGGTGCCGGGGCACGTGTACGAGGTGATGCCGATTGCGGCACTGATCGGCACGATCTACACGATGGCGCAGTTTGCGGCCAGTTCCGAATTTACCATCATGCGCGCCTCGAGCATGTCGACGGCGATGGCGGCCGGTTTCCTGTTCCGCATCGGTATCGTCTTCGTGGTCATTACTTTCATCTTCGGTGAGGTGATCACGCCGCGCACCGAGCCGCTGGCCGAACGCCTCAAGCTGACTTCGCGCGGCGCGGCCGTGTCGAGCGAATTTCGCTCCGGCCTGTGGACCAAGGACATGGTCAAGAGCGACGGCCTGACCGGCACCGTCACAGGTTCGCGCTTTTTCAATGTGGGCGAAGCGCGTCCGGACGGCCAGCTGAAAAACGTCAAGCTGTATGAATTTGACACCGATATGCGTTTGCGCACCCTGACCGTGGCCAAGGGCGCGACGTATCAGGGTAATAACACTTGGCGCCTGACCGAAGTGACGGAAACGTCGTTCTCGAACAGCGCGGCAACTTCGCCCGGCTTCGAGCCGAAGCTGGCGAACTACTTTGGGCAGGAAACGAGCCTGGTGCGCACGGTGCAAAGCGCCAGAAAGGACATGGTGTCGGAAGTGACGCCGAAGATATTGACGGTATCGGCTTCCGATCCCGAACGCATGTCGGCCAGCGAACTGGCCGTGTACACGCGCCACCTGGCCGAGAACAAGCAGGAAACCGAGCGTTTCCGCATCGCCTTCTGGAAAAAGCTGATCGATCCGCTGGCCATCTTCGTGCTGATGGCGCTGGCGCTGCCGTTCGCCTACATGCACACCCGCAGCGGCGGCATCAGCCTGAAGATATTCATCGGCATCATGATCGGCGTGAGCTTCATGCTGGTTAATACGCTCTTTTCGCATCTTGGGCTGCTCAGCACCTGGCCAGCCTTCCTGACGGCGGTGGCGCCGAGCACCCTGTATCTGCTGCTGGCGCTGGGCGCCCTGTGGTGGGTGGAACGGCACTGATGGAGACGAACGTGCAACAGACACTAATCTTGTTTGCCCATGGCGCGCGCGCCGCATCGTGGGCCGCGCCCTTCGAGCGCCTGCGTGATCTTACCCAGGCGCGCATGCCCGGCACCAGCGTGCACCTGGCCTTCCTGGAGCTGATGACACCGCGCCTGCCCGAGCTGGTAGCGACCCTGCTGGCCGAGCTGCCCGCCGGCGCCATCCTGGACGTCACGGTGGTGCCGGTGTTCCTGGGGCAGGGCGGGCATGTCCTGCGCGACTTGCCGCTCTTGCTGGAAGAGCTGCGCCAGCAGCATCCGCAATTGCGCCTGAAGGTAGTCGAGGCGGTTGGCGAGAACGCCAGCGTGCTCGCTGCCATCGCCGATTACTGCGTGGCGGCGCCAGGTTCCAGCCCGCTTCCTTGAGCGCGGCCAGCGCGATGCCAGCGGCGCCCATAGACATCGTCTACCTGTGGGTCGACGGTGCCGATCCCGCCTGGCGCACGCGCCGGCAGCAGGCGTACGCCGCTTGGGCGCAGGCGCATCCAGGGCAGCTGGCCCTGCACGGCAACGTGGCGGGGCGTTACCGTGACAACGGCGAACTGCGCTACAACCTGCGCGCGCTCGAGCGTTTCTTCCCCGGCCACGGCCATGTC is from Janthinobacterium sp. 61 and encodes:
- a CDS encoding glycoside hydrolase family 19 protein, with the translated sequence MSALTLAQLVAIMPYARPRAATFLAPLNAAMLEFGITTPARQASFLSQVGHESGSLAYVRELASGAAYEGRRDLGNTLPGDGVRYKGRGLIQITGRANYAACGKALGLDLLAKPDLLEQIVNACRSAGWFWQSNGLNALADAGDQVRVTRRVNGGTNGLAERLALFAAAQRVLA
- a CDS encoding DUF4760 domain-containing protein encodes the protein MSDPVQSAKVTLWLGESLGFWIQTGAFLLSALAAAFIIYHNGKLSRLRATIDLIMHQKSDQELLKCVSEVYRLTDSNQSFSALKAGSEDLKCVLRVLNNHEFIACGIRSEAFSESVYKQMQCSNLLKVYRSSKPMIDDLRRKHSIPTLFQDFEWLAERWKASPVKKIGKK
- a CDS encoding site-specific integrase, which codes for MAKRGTNQLEDLQIKRWIAKGEPIAKSDGGGLTFTLSRAGTASWVLRYMRDAKARELTIGNYPDISLAAARKIAREKRGAIDGGQDPAAQKKAARMTSKMSWTVNALIKDYTIKRLVPSEFAKGTIYYRKSDFTNDIGPKLGTLNVIDVTPAHVVHMLEKSGKTWEVQKRILTSTTQIFDHAIGKQLIHSNPCAAIKLAALMGKRPAPRKRVMLSEQDLRKLLSTIADIGTENALAFRIMLATCVRSVELVKAKWTDIDFDRATWFVPDESVKTRTGFLVPLTPTVLNWFSNLRDLSDDSEWVLPSRRPSRAGQHVGRTTLWAAITRAFERGDIEIQRFTPHDTRSTAKGHMRNMGISREISEIALNHALKGMEGIYDVREEIPERRRALEQWALFLVACEHGRPNNVVAMPSQAEA
- a CDS encoding DUF1653 domain-containing protein — encoded protein: MRYRHYKGGIYELVCEATLEADLTPMIVYRAADGSIWTRPKDVFFQLIEVDGVMVQRFAPIN
- a CDS encoding CreA family protein: MYKLLSAALVLGVACTAAQAETIGSVDTVFKLIGPDHKIVVEAYDDPRVAGVSCYLSRAKTGGIKGAVGLAEDKADAAVACRQVGPLQFKGKLPRQEEVFTERASIFFKHVRVVRMVDSKRNALVYLVYSDRLIEGSPKNSVTAVAVPGDQPIPVR
- a CDS encoding leucyl aminopeptidase, producing the protein MDFSIKAFDTKSTLGTAKSGCIAVAVFENKKLSPAAKSLDSKGAISAALKSGDISGKPGSTLLLRAVDGVAAERVLLVGMGSDDTVSEKSFATGVQAALKAFGSLGAADAIIALPLTEVKERDVNWAIRCVVQAAHDSEYRCDSQKSKKDPAPAGVRKIVLAAPATAATRGALAQAIAIANGSDLTRKLGDLPANIANPTYLANTAKQLAKEYKFEVEVLDRKQLEALKMGSFLSVTNGSEQPPKFIVLKHMGGKAKDAPVVLVGKGITFDTGGISIKAGPGMDEMKYDMCGAASVLGTFRAIGEMNLKLNVIGVIAACENMPSGRATKPGDIVTSMNGLTIEVLNTDAEGRLVLCDALTYAERFKPAAVVDIATLTGACVVALGHHNSGLFTRSDAAHDQLANELLAAGKQSSDTAWRMPIEEAYNEQLKSNFADLANIGTPGGGSVTAAAFLENFTKKYTWAHLDIAGTAWKSGGSKGATGRPVPLLTTFLINRV
- the lptF gene encoding LPS export ABC transporter permease LptF; its protein translation is MIFQRALRRELASAAGATFTVLFSILLTWMLIGILGKAAGGKIASADVMSLMVFSALMQLPTIIILTGFISVLMVVTRSYKESEMVVWFASGMSLSRWIWPVLSFGLPLVLATGILSLYATPWAQKKSDEYVARFEKREDLQKVTPGQFRESAGSNRIFFVEGVSGEKNVVQNVFVNTVDEKGSAVVVVAREGVINTDAKGERFLVLKSGRRYQGVPTQADFQTMEFEQYIMRIESKQQELGAELGVRAMSTMALIADPNPYTMAELLWRVSAPLIGLMLILLAIPLGFVNPRAGSSANLIVALLIFFTYSNLIKVAEASVKQGRLTFGLAWWPLHLLAALAVVALFAWRLNVNHRYHPLVLLASFKRGRRAGNISKAASK
- the lptG gene encoding LPS export ABC transporter permease LptG; its protein translation is MKILQRYFAVSIFQAVLFVLLAFLALQAFIDLTGELPKVGRNGYTIQYAFLYVLVLVPGHVYEVMPIAALIGTIYTMAQFAASSEFTIMRASSMSTAMAAGFLFRIGIVFVVITFIFGEVITPRTEPLAERLKLTSRGAAVSSEFRSGLWTKDMVKSDGLTGTVTGSRFFNVGEARPDGQLKNVKLYEFDTDMRLRTLTVAKGATYQGNNTWRLTEVTETSFSNSAATSPGFEPKLANYFGQETSLVRTVQSARKDMVSEVTPKILTVSASDPERMSASELAVYTRHLAENKQETERFRIAFWKKLIDPLAIFVLMALALPFAYMHTRSGGISLKIFIGIMIGVSFMLVNTLFSHLGLLSTWPAFLTAVAPSTLYLLLALGALWWVERH
- a CDS encoding sirohydrochlorin chelatase, yielding METNVQQTLILFAHGARAASWAAPFERLRDLTQARMPGTSVHLAFLELMTPRLPELVATLLAELPAGAILDVTVVPVFLGQGGHVLRDLPLLLEELRQQHPQLRLKVVEAVGENASVLAAIADYCVAAPGSSPLP